CGTGATGGCGTCGTCCAATGCCTCGATCATCGGCTCGGACGAACAAAGTGCGCGCACCAACAGCGTGGCGGCGGCAATCAACGAATTGGGCGCCGCCACCCAGGAAATCGCGCGTAACGCGGCCGATGCTTCGCAGCACGCCAGTGGTGCCAGCGAACAGGCAGACGACGGGCGCAAGGTAGTCGAGCAAACCATCCTGGCGATGTCGGAGCTGTCGCAAAAAATCAGCCTGTCCTGCACCCAGATCGAAACGCTGAACGCCAGCACCGACAACATCGGCCACATCCTTGATGTGATCAAAGGCATCTCCCAGCAAACCAACTTGTTGGCACTTAACGCCGCAATTGAAGCGGCTCGTGCCGGGGAAGCCGGGCGTGGTTTTGCCGTGGTTGCCGATGAAGTGCGTAACCTGGCGCACCGTACCCAGGAGTCTGCCGAAGAGATTCATAAGATGATCACTTCGCTGCAAGTGGGTTCGCGTGAGGCGGTGACCACCATGAACGCCAGCCAGACCTCCAGCGAAGAAAGCGTTGAAGTGGCTAACCAGGCCGGTGAGCGCCTGGTCAGCGTGACGCAACGCATCGTCGAGATCGACGGCATGAACCAATCGGTCGCTGCCGCCACCGAGGAGCAGACCGCCGTGGTCGAAACCCTCAACGTCGACATCAACCAGATCAACCTGCTGAACCAGCAGGGCGTGGCCAACCTCAACGAAACGCTCAAGGACTGCGACGCACTGTCCCAGCAGGCCAGCCGATTGAAGCAGTTGGTCGACAGCTTCAAAATCTGACCCTGCTTGTGCAGGAGCGAGGCCTCTCGCTCCTGCCGATCAGCTGAGCATATGGCGCACATTCTCCAGTGCGCTGTCGGCGAAATCCTGCACAAACTCTTCAAACGCTGCCGGCGGCATTTCCAGCGGTTCGCCAATGAGCGTCCAGGTCGCCTTGGAGCGGTCCTCGCCAAGCCCTTCAACACGCATTGCGGCCCACAACTGCGCGACGCCCAACGTGTTGTAGATTGTGGTCCACGTCATATACATGGCCGCGTCGTCGTGGCTGTTGAGTTGCTCGACAACGCAATGACCATCGTGGAAAAACTTCGTGCGTAACGCACCCACACCCGTCCCCGTCATTTGGATGCGCGACAGCGCGGGAATAAAGGCATCAAAGCCTGCAAAGTTGCCCACCACACGCCACAGGCGAGCGGCCTCGCACGGGACTTCCACAGACGCCACCAACGGTGCGCCGCCAGGGTTGCGGATCAATGTATCGGGTTGCAGCGGTTTCATAAGCATGTCCTGACGGGGTTAGATAAAGCCAATGGCCTTGAGGTGGTCGCAGCCCTTGCGCAGCAGCGCCGGGTCCTTTTTTGGGTAGTGCTCGCCCATCGCGTCCACACCCTGGCGTGCGTTGTCGTGACAAATCATCGACACGTCGCTGATGTCTTCTGCCAGGTCATTCAGGTAAAAACCCAGCACGCCAAACAGCGCGTTTTCGCGGCCCACGGTGCGTAGCGCGCTTTGCCAGCGCGCAATGCTCACCCGTTCGAAGCGGTGGCCCGCTTG
The sequence above is a segment of the Pseudomonas sp. R76 genome. Coding sequences within it:
- a CDS encoding SRPBCC family protein, with protein sequence MKPLQPDTLIRNPGGAPLVASVEVPCEAARLWRVVGNFAGFDAFIPALSRIQMTGTGVGALRTKFFHDGHCVVEQLNSHDDAAMYMTWTTIYNTLGVAQLWAAMRVEGLGEDRSKATWTLIGEPLEMPPAAFEEFVQDFADSALENVRHMLS